A window from uncultured Desulfobacter sp. encodes these proteins:
- a CDS encoding HDOD domain-containing protein, protein MKILIVDDETISRTILLSKMTDMGTCVDVDNAKDALAEIDKAKAEEQPFDVITLDVSMPVMGGQELLEHIRKQEAKDKIPKNEWVKIIMITARMNLGTIKACIKSGCNGYLTKPVSQVQLIQSLSQLGFEPATPEKTDKEKMSHSDAVAEIIKRFYSGKIMLPVFPNIVKEVEAVLAGKDPSVDDLVKIVEKDMVISSKLITIANSALYKGMDDVESLNGALVRLGLKNTLGVCSALTTKNLFNSDDEALKGEMEKLWIHSFAVATLARRLAEETGTENLETLFLMGLVHDIGKMLLMKVFVDMYPDVPIIDEDLQRVIHEIHTTFGGVLLKKMNFSKQIINIAEFHHWEQFEQKADKELLLISLADALAKEFEDLFFPKKDESKAPELEEGDITLEEEADNDIKLDHDRVIKFLSDLSALKILELDPEKVFSIIEQIYPMIKNTSRAF, encoded by the coding sequence ATGAAAATTCTCATCGTGGATGACGAAACCATATCCAGAACAATTCTGCTCTCAAAAATGACGGACATGGGTACCTGCGTAGACGTGGACAACGCCAAAGATGCCCTGGCCGAAATTGACAAGGCAAAGGCCGAAGAGCAACCCTTTGATGTCATCACCCTTGATGTATCCATGCCCGTCATGGGCGGTCAGGAACTTCTCGAACACATCCGCAAACAAGAGGCCAAGGACAAAATCCCCAAAAACGAGTGGGTAAAAATTATAATGATCACAGCCCGGATGAACCTGGGCACAATCAAGGCCTGTATCAAAAGCGGGTGCAACGGATACCTGACAAAACCGGTAAGCCAGGTCCAGTTGATCCAAAGTCTGTCACAATTGGGTTTTGAGCCTGCTACCCCTGAAAAAACGGACAAAGAAAAAATGTCCCACAGCGACGCTGTAGCTGAGATCATCAAACGATTTTACTCGGGAAAAATTATGCTGCCCGTGTTCCCGAATATTGTCAAAGAAGTTGAGGCGGTTCTGGCCGGCAAAGACCCCTCTGTTGATGATCTGGTAAAAATCGTGGAAAAGGATATGGTAATCTCAAGCAAGCTGATTACCATTGCCAACTCCGCACTTTACAAAGGCATGGACGATGTCGAGAGCCTGAATGGCGCGCTGGTGAGGCTTGGTCTTAAAAACACCCTGGGCGTATGTTCAGCCCTTACAACAAAAAATCTTTTTAATTCAGACGATGAAGCCCTTAAAGGCGAAATGGAGAAACTCTGGATTCACTCCTTTGCTGTTGCCACTCTTGCAAGACGCCTAGCCGAAGAAACAGGCACTGAAAACCTGGAAACCCTTTTCCTGATGGGTCTGGTCCATGATATTGGAAAAATGCTTTTAATGAAAGTCTTTGTGGACATGTATCCGGACGTCCCCATCATAGATGAGGACCTGCAGCGTGTCATCCACGAAATCCACACCACCTTTGGCGGAGTTCTGCTGAAAAAAATGAACTTTTCCAAACAGATTATAAACATTGCCGAATTTCATCACTGGGAGCAGTTTGAACAAAAAGCAGACAAGGAATTGCTTTTGATCAGCCTTGCCGATGCTCTGGCCAAGGAATTTGAAGATCTCTTTTTTCCTAAAAAGGATGAAAGCAAAGCCCCTGAGTTAGAAGAAGGCGATATTACCCTGGAAGAAGAGGCAGACAATGACATCAAACTGGACCACGATCGAGTCATAAAATTTCTGTCCGACTTGTCTGCACTGAAAATTTTAGAGTTGGATCCTGAAAAAGTGTTTTCGATCATTGAGCAAATTTACCCCATGATCAAAAACACTTCCCGCGCATTCTGA
- a CDS encoding AraC family transcriptional regulator, whose protein sequence is MDSNNTNSAEMQKKMNIASKKLAKSIAGWTGDKNQVDTKIPGLRFSRWTMPTEPTSYTLESSICLVAQGSKRVLLGEDAYAYDATRFLITSVDLPVVANIVEASCEKPYLGLILELDLKEISQLIVDSGLPATRSGQAQKGMAVSRLSLPLLDTFQRLVDLLTEEENIKILGPLIKREIFFRLLTSDQGPRLQQIAASGSHSHQISQAITWLKKNYTRPLRVNDLASNAGMSKSAFHTHFKVMTSMTPLQFQKRLRLNEARRLMLTENLDALSATFKVGYESASQFSREYSRLFGAPPLRDINRLRQTASA, encoded by the coding sequence ATGGATAGCAACAATACAAACTCAGCAGAGATGCAAAAAAAAATGAATATTGCATCTAAAAAGCTTGCAAAAAGTATTGCCGGATGGACAGGGGATAAAAACCAAGTGGATACAAAAATTCCAGGACTCAGATTCAGCCGGTGGACCATGCCCACAGAACCGACGAGCTATACACTTGAATCAAGTATCTGCCTGGTCGCCCAGGGAAGTAAACGCGTCCTGTTAGGAGAAGACGCCTACGCATATGACGCGACCCGGTTCCTGATCACATCTGTGGACCTGCCGGTGGTGGCCAACATCGTTGAGGCCAGTTGCGAAAAACCCTACCTGGGTTTGATATTGGAACTTGATTTGAAAGAAATTTCCCAACTCATCGTAGACAGCGGTCTGCCGGCAACCCGTTCCGGGCAGGCGCAAAAAGGAATGGCTGTAAGCCGGCTCTCATTGCCCCTGCTTGATACGTTTCAGCGCCTGGTGGATCTTCTGACAGAAGAAGAAAATATCAAAATCCTTGGGCCGCTCATCAAGCGGGAAATCTTTTTTCGCCTGCTCACTTCGGATCAAGGACCCAGACTTCAACAAATTGCGGCGTCGGGAAGTCACAGCCATCAGATTTCCCAGGCCATCACCTGGCTGAAAAAAAATTATACCCGCCCCCTGCGTGTAAACGATCTGGCGTCCAACGCCGGTATGAGCAAATCGGCTTTTCACACCCATTTTAAGGTGATGACCTCAATGACACCCCTGCAATTTCAAAAACGGCTACGCCTCAATGAAGCCCGACGACTGATGCTCACAGAAAACCTGGATGCCCTGAGCGCAACATTCAAGGTGGGGTATGAAAGCGCCTCGCAGTTCAGCCGCGAATACAGCCGCCTGTTCGGCGCTCCGCCGTTGCGTGATATCAATCGTTTGCGTCAGACCGCTTCGGCGTAA
- a CDS encoding NADP-dependent isocitrate dehydrogenase, translating into MTETIRWTRTDEAPLLATHSLLPIVNSYLKGSDIEVELRDISLAGRVAANWSDRLKDDQKVSDDLAFLGELAKSPDGNIIKLPNISASVPQLKGAIKELQAAGYNVPDYPDEPKNAEEEAIKAQYSKNLGSAVNPVLREGNSDRRAAVAVKEFAKKNPHSMGEWSADSKTDVASMTEGDYYGTEIATTVESACTVKIELAGADGSTTVLKDKLDLEAAEVIDACVMSKKALRAYVAKSIKEAKDRGVLLSAHLKATMMKVSDPIFFGHIVYVYFQEVFDKHAGIFKEIGVNPNMGLGDLYARLETLPADKKAEIEADIQACYAKRPPLAMVNSDKGITNLHVSSDVIIDASMPAMIRNSGKMWGADGKAYDTLAMIPDRAYAGVFQATIEDCKKNGAFNPATMGTVQNVGLMAKKAEEYGSHDKTFEIPAAGTVKVVDTAGNVLLERPVEEGDVFRMCQVKDAPIQDWVKLAVNRGRLTGFPVIFWLDSNRAHDAELIKKVEKYLPDNDTSGLEIKIMAPPEACTYSCGRVRQTLDTIGATGNVLRDYLTDLFPILELGTSAKMLSIVPLMAGGGLFETGAGGSAPKHIQQFLEEGHLRWDSLGEFLAFAESLEYIGNKGNATAKVYAKALGIANTKFLQEGKNPSRKVNEIDNRGSHFYLAMYWAEALAAQDDDAALKARFAKVAAAMKENEKKIADELLAAQGKPVDIGGYYHIDFAKTTAAMRPSATMNAIVDNA; encoded by the coding sequence ATGACTGAAACAATTAGATGGACTAGAACCGATGAAGCACCTTTATTAGCAACTCATTCTTTGCTTCCCATTGTTAACTCTTATCTTAAGGGATCTGATATTGAAGTCGAACTCAGAGATATCTCTTTGGCCGGCAGAGTTGCAGCGAACTGGTCTGACCGCCTGAAAGACGATCAGAAAGTATCTGATGATCTGGCGTTTTTGGGCGAGCTTGCCAAATCTCCGGACGGAAACATTATCAAACTTCCAAACATCAGTGCTTCTGTTCCTCAGTTGAAAGGCGCCATCAAAGAATTACAGGCTGCTGGATACAACGTTCCCGATTACCCTGATGAACCCAAAAATGCCGAAGAAGAAGCTATCAAAGCCCAATATTCCAAGAACCTTGGTTCTGCCGTTAACCCTGTATTGAGGGAAGGTAACTCCGATCGTAGAGCTGCTGTAGCGGTTAAAGAATTCGCCAAGAAGAATCCCCACTCCATGGGTGAATGGTCTGCCGACTCCAAAACCGACGTTGCTTCCATGACCGAAGGCGACTACTACGGAACTGAAATTGCAACAACTGTTGAAAGCGCATGCACCGTTAAGATCGAACTGGCCGGCGCTGACGGATCAACAACTGTTCTTAAAGACAAGCTTGACCTGGAAGCTGCCGAAGTGATTGATGCATGCGTAATGAGCAAAAAAGCCCTGCGTGCCTATGTTGCCAAATCAATTAAGGAAGCCAAAGACCGCGGCGTTCTTCTGTCAGCCCATCTTAAAGCAACCATGATGAAGGTTTCTGATCCGATCTTTTTCGGCCACATTGTTTATGTTTACTTCCAGGAAGTTTTTGATAAACATGCAGGCATTTTCAAAGAGATCGGTGTTAACCCCAATATGGGTCTTGGCGATCTTTATGCCAGACTTGAAACCCTTCCTGCCGACAAAAAAGCCGAAATCGAAGCCGACATCCAGGCTTGCTATGCAAAAAGACCGCCGCTGGCCATGGTTAACTCCGACAAAGGCATCACCAACCTGCACGTTTCCAGTGACGTAATCATCGATGCTTCCATGCCCGCAATGATTCGTAACTCCGGAAAAATGTGGGGTGCCGATGGAAAAGCTTATGACACCCTGGCCATGATTCCTGACAGAGCCTATGCCGGTGTTTTCCAGGCCACCATTGAAGACTGCAAGAAGAACGGCGCGTTTAATCCCGCCACCATGGGTACCGTACAGAATGTTGGTCTGATGGCTAAAAAAGCTGAGGAATACGGATCACATGACAAAACATTTGAAATCCCCGCAGCCGGAACCGTTAAGGTTGTCGATACTGCCGGCAACGTTCTGCTTGAACGCCCTGTTGAAGAAGGCGATGTTTTCAGAATGTGCCAGGTTAAAGACGCTCCGATTCAGGACTGGGTCAAACTGGCTGTTAACCGTGGCAGACTGACTGGTTTCCCGGTTATTTTCTGGCTGGACAGCAATAGAGCCCATGATGCCGAGCTGATTAAAAAAGTTGAAAAATACCTGCCGGATAATGACACATCCGGTCTGGAAATTAAGATTATGGCACCGCCTGAAGCGTGCACCTACTCTTGCGGTCGTGTAAGACAAACTCTGGATACCATTGGTGCTACCGGTAACGTTTTAAGGGATTACCTGACCGATTTGTTCCCCATTCTTGAGCTTGGTACCAGTGCTAAAATGCTTTCCATCGTTCCTTTGATGGCAGGTGGCGGACTTTTTGAGACCGGTGCTGGCGGATCTGCTCCGAAACACATCCAGCAGTTCCTGGAAGAAGGTCATTTAAGATGGGATTCCCTAGGTGAATTCCTGGCCTTTGCCGAATCTTTGGAATACATTGGAAACAAAGGCAATGCCACTGCTAAAGTATATGCCAAGGCACTGGGTATAGCCAACACCAAATTCCTGCAGGAAGGAAAGAACCCCTCTCGTAAAGTCAATGAAATTGACAACAGAGGCAGCCATTTCTATCTGGCAATGTACTGGGCAGAAGCCCTTGCCGCACAGGATGACGATGCCGCATTGAAAGCAAGATTTGCAAAAGTTGCTGCAGCCATGAAAGAAAACGAAAAGAAAATTGCTGACGAGCTTTTGGCTGCACAGGGCAAACCTGTTGATATCGGTGGTTACTACCACATTGATTTCGCCAAGACTACTGCTGCAATGAGACCTTCCGCAACAATGAATGCAATCGTTGATAACGCCTAA